In the genome of Pseudomonas lalucatii, the window CCCAACGGCATGATCTTCCGCGCCTTCGACGGCGCCGGCCTGCAGCTGCGCGCACGCGAATACTACTCGGTGGGTGGCGGCTTCGTGGTCGATGAGGAGGCCGCCGGTGCCGACCGCATCGTCGAGGACCGCACGCCCCTGACCTACCCCTTCACCACCGGCAAGCAGCTGCTGGCCCACTGCGCCGAGCACGGCCTGTCGATCAGCCAGGTGATGCTGGCCAACGAGACGGCCTGGCGCCCCGAGGCCGAGACCCGCGCCGGCCTGCTGAAGATCTGGCAGGTGATGCAGGACTGCGTCGAGGCCGGCTGCCACAACGAGGGCATCATGCCCGGCGGCCTCAAGGTCAAGCGCCGCGCCGCCGCCCTGCACCGCCAGCTGTGCAAGCACCCGGAAGCGGCCCTGCGCGACTCGCTCAGCGTGCTCGACTGGGTCAACCTCTACGCCCTGGCGGTCAACGAAGAGAACGCCAGCGGCGGCCGCGTGGTGACCGCTCCGACCAACGGCGCGGCCGGCATAGTGCCGGCGGTGCTGCACTACTACATGCGCTTCATCCCCGGCGCCAACGAAGACGGCGTGGTGCGCTTCCTGCTCACCGCCGCCGCCATCGGCATCCTCTACAAGGAGAACGCCTCGATCTCAGGCGCCGAGGTCGGCTGCCAGGGCGAGGTCGGCGTGGCCTGCTCGATGGCCGCCGGCGCCCTGTGCGAGGTGCTCGGCGGCAGCGTGGCGCAGGTGGAGAACGCCGCCGAGATCGGCATGGAGCACAACCTCGGCCTGACCTGCGACCCGATCGGCGGCCTGGTCCAGGTGCCCTGCATCGAACGCAACGCCATGGGCTCGGTGAAGGCGATCAACGCCGCGCGCATGGCCCTGCGCGGCGACGGCCAGCACTACGTGTCGCTGGACAAGGTGATCCGCACCATGCGCCAGACCGGCGCCGACATGAAGAGCAAGTACAAGGAAACCGCCCGCGGCGGCCTGGCGGTCAACATCATCGAGTGCTGATTCGCCGAATGCGCCTCGCGCACCGCGGCCCTAACCCTGCGCGCGGCGCACCAACCCCTTTAAACGGTGCGCACCGCGCACCCTACCGGAGACATTGCATGACCAGCGAAAACCTGGCGAAAACCCCGCTTCACGCCCTGCACCTGGAACTCGGCGCGCGCATGGTGCCCTTCGCCGGCTACGACATGCCGGTGCAGTACCCGCTCGGCGTGATGAAGGAACACCTGCACTGCCGCGAGGCGGCCGGTCTGTTCGACGTCTCGCACATGGGCCAGGTCGTCCTGCGCGGCGCGCACGCCGCCCAGGCCCTGGAGAGCCTGGTGCCGGTGGACATCATCGACCTGCCGGTGGGCATGCAGCGCTACGCCATGTTCACCGACGCCAACGGCGGCATCCTCGACGACCTGATGGTCGCCAGGCTGGCCGACGACTGCCTGTTCCTGGTGGTCAACGCCGCCTGCAAGGACCAGGACCTGGCCCACCTGCGCAGCCAGATCGGCGAGCGCTGCGAGATCGACAGCCTGTTCGAGTCGCGCGCCCTGCTGGCCCTGCAGGGTCCGAAGGCGGCCGAGGTCCTCGCGCGCCTGGCCCCGGACGTCGCCAAGATGACCTTCATGCAGTTCGCCAGCGTGCGCCTGCTGGGCGTCGACTGCTTCGTCAGCCGCTCCGGCTACACCGGCGAGGACGGCTACGAGATCTCCGTGCCCAACGAGCAGGCCGAGGCCCTGGCCCGCGCCCTGCTGGCCGAGGCGGAAGTCGAGGCCATCGGCCTCGGCGCCCGCGACTCGCTGCGCCTGGAAGCCGGCCTGTGCCTGTACGGCCACGACATGAGCACGGCCACCACGCCGATCGAGGCCAGCCTGCTGTGGGCCATGTCCCAGCCGCGCCTCGCCGACGGCGCGCGGGCCGGCGGCTTCCCCTGCGCCGAGCGGATCTTCGCCCAGCAGCAGAGCGGCGTCGCCAGCAAGCGCGTCGGCCTGCTGCCCCAGGAGCGCGTGCCGGTCCGCGAGGGCGCGGAAATCGTCGATGCCGACGGCCAGGTGATCGGCGCGGTCACCAGCGGCGGCTTCGGCCCGACCCTCGGTGCGCCGGTGGCCATGGGCTATGTGCAGAGCAGCCACGTGGCGCTGGACAGCGAAGTCTGGGCGGTGGTGCGCGGCAAGCGCGTGGCCATGAAGGTCGCCAAGACCCCCTTCGTGCCGCAGCGCTACTACCGCGGCTGAGCCCCCCGGGGCGGCGCCTGGCCCGCCCCGCCGGCCGAACCCTGCCGGCGCGGCGCGCGCCGGCCATCAGTGGAATCCGAACATGAGCACAGTTGTGGACAGCGCCGGCACGCCGGCCAGGGTCGAGGCGGGCGTCAAGCTGCGCGGCGCCGACAAGGTGGCGCGCATTCCGGTGAAGATCATCCCCACCGAGCAGGTGCCGCGCAAACCCGACTGGATACGGGTGCCGATCGCCGCGTCGCCCGAGGTGGGACGGATCAAGCAGTTGCTGCGCAAGCACAAGCTGCACAGCGTCTGCGAGGAGGCCAGCTGCCCGAACCTGGGCGAATGCTTCAGCGGCGGCACCGCCACCTTCATGATCATGGGCGACATCTGCACCCGTCGCTGCCCCTTCTGCGACGTCGGCCACGGCCGGCCCAAGGCGCTGGACGCGGACGAGCCGAAGAACCTGGCGGTAGCCATCGCCGACCTGCGCCTGAAGTACGTGGTGATCACCTCGGTGGACCGCGACGACCTGCGCGACGGCGGCGCCCAGCACTTCGCCGACTGCCTGCGGGAGATCCGCGCGCTGAGCCCGGCCATCCGCCTGGAGACCCTGGTGCCGGACTACCGCGGGCGCATGGACGTGGCCCTGGCGATCACCGCCAGCGAGCCGCCGGACGTGTTCAACCACAACCTGGAAACCGTGCCGCGGCTGTACAAGGCGGCGCGCCCGGGTTCGGACTTCGAGTGGTCGCTGGACCTGCTGCAGAAGTTCAAGCAACTGGTGCCGCAGGTGCCGACCAAGTCCGGGCTGATGCTCGGCCTGGGCGAGACCGACGCGGAAGTCATCGAGGTGATGCAGCGCATGCGCGAGCATGACATCGACATGCTCACCCTCGGCCAGTACCTGCAGCCCTCGCGCAGCCATCTGCCGGTGCAACGCTTCGTCCACCCGGACACCTTCGCCCGGTTCGCCGAGCAAGGCGCCAGGATGGGCTTCAAGAACGTCGCCGCAGGCCCCCTGGTGCGCTCCTCCTACCACGCCGACCAGCAGGCCCACGGCGAGAAGATCGCCTGAGCGGCGCGGCACTTGCTGAACAGGCGACCCGCGGGTCGCCTTTTTTCTGTCCCGGCGGCGTTCAGCGCAGCCGCTCGACCAGCCCCGCCAGCACCCCGAGCACCTCGTTGCCCAGACGCTTGGCGCGCGCGCCATTCCAGCCGGTACGCGGCTCGGGGCGGTCGTCGTGGTCCTTGAACGGCATCTCCAGGGTGAAGGACAGGCAATCGAATTCCTGGCCCACGGCGTTGCAGGCCAGGGTCAGGTTGGCCTGGCCCGGCGCATCGATCGGGTAGCCGCGGGCCGTCTGGTACTCGGCGCCGCTGGCCAGCAGGCGGTGCTTGAAATCCGCT includes:
- the lipA gene encoding lipoyl synthase; its protein translation is MSTVVDSAGTPARVEAGVKLRGADKVARIPVKIIPTEQVPRKPDWIRVPIAASPEVGRIKQLLRKHKLHSVCEEASCPNLGECFSGGTATFMIMGDICTRRCPFCDVGHGRPKALDADEPKNLAVAIADLRLKYVVITSVDRDDLRDGGAQHFADCLREIRALSPAIRLETLVPDYRGRMDVALAITASEPPDVFNHNLETVPRLYKAARPGSDFEWSLDLLQKFKQLVPQVPTKSGLMLGLGETDAEVIEVMQRMREHDIDMLTLGQYLQPSRSHLPVQRFVHPDTFARFAEQGARMGFKNVAAGPLVRSSYHADQQAHGEKIA
- a CDS encoding L-serine ammonia-lyase, translated to MSLSVFDLFKIGIGPSSSHTVGPMRAAVRFVEGLRRDDLLAATESVKVELYGSLGATGKGHGSDKAVLLGLEGEQPDTIDTSTIDARLAAMRKAGELRLLGEKPIRFVEKEHLAMIRKPLPYHPNGMIFRAFDGAGLQLRAREYYSVGGGFVVDEEAAGADRIVEDRTPLTYPFTTGKQLLAHCAEHGLSISQVMLANETAWRPEAETRAGLLKIWQVMQDCVEAGCHNEGIMPGGLKVKRRAAALHRQLCKHPEAALRDSLSVLDWVNLYALAVNEENASGGRVVTAPTNGAAGIVPAVLHYYMRFIPGANEDGVVRFLLTAAAIGILYKENASISGAEVGCQGEVGVACSMAAGALCEVLGGSVAQVENAAEIGMEHNLGLTCDPIGGLVQVPCIERNAMGSVKAINAARMALRGDGQHYVSLDKVIRTMRQTGADMKSKYKETARGGLAVNIIEC
- the gcvT gene encoding glycine cleavage system aminomethyltransferase GcvT is translated as MTSENLAKTPLHALHLELGARMVPFAGYDMPVQYPLGVMKEHLHCREAAGLFDVSHMGQVVLRGAHAAQALESLVPVDIIDLPVGMQRYAMFTDANGGILDDLMVARLADDCLFLVVNAACKDQDLAHLRSQIGERCEIDSLFESRALLALQGPKAAEVLARLAPDVAKMTFMQFASVRLLGVDCFVSRSGYTGEDGYEISVPNEQAEALARALLAEAEVEAIGLGARDSLRLEAGLCLYGHDMSTATTPIEASLLWAMSQPRLADGARAGGFPCAERIFAQQQSGVASKRVGLLPQERVPVREGAEIVDADGQVIGAVTSGGFGPTLGAPVAMGYVQSSHVALDSEVWAVVRGKRVAMKVAKTPFVPQRYYRG